GAGAAGAAGAATGTCATTGAAAATTGCGCTTCTGGGTGATATTTGTCTAACCGGAAAGTATGATTTGAAAAATAACCCTGAGGCTCTACGTCAGTTTGACGACATCAAAGTTTTTCTTAAAGGATTTGATTTGGTTATTGCTAACCTTGAGTCTCCTTTAACTGATAAAAACTTATCATTTGTTTGTAAAGCAATTCACATCAAGTCTCCTTTGGTAAATGTAGAGATATTGAAATACCTAGGCGTTGATGCTGTTAGCTTGGCTAATAATCACATATTTGATTTTGGGTATTCTGGATATGCTTCGACCATCTCTGCCTTGCAAGAAGCAGGCATAGACTACTTTGGTGTCGAAGGCCGTGAAATTCTTTTGGAAAAAGGTCGTGAACGAATATTGCTGGGTGGATTTTGTTGTCTTTCTGCTCATCCGAGCAAAGCGAACAGTAAAGGTGTTAATGTTTTAAACTATGAATCATTCAGGAGTTTTCTTGAGCGATCTCGTAGTGATAATGCATTTCCTATAGCCAGCGTGCATTGGGGTGATGAAAATGTACATCACCCTCGCAAGGATCATGTTGCCTTTTCCAGATTAATGGCCATTGATTATGATTTCTTGCTCCATGGTAATCATCCCCATGTCATTCAGGGAGTTGAAGAACTAGGGAAGTCATTGGTTGCTTATAGCTTGGGGAATTTCTGTACCGACGAACATAGATCTCGGGCTATCAAGAATTTGATTGTTAAGCATGCAAGGGAAAATCAGAAATCTTTTGTTTTGAGCGTTGATATAGAAAGTAGTGAAATCAATTCATACGATACCATTCCGGTTGGTGATTCAGCTAATGCACTGTTAGTTATGGGTGAAGAAGAAAGGTGGGAAATTTTAAATCTTTCGAGATCATTAGTTAAAAATGGAAATTCTCATAGTCGGCATTTTTTACCATCTTTTCAGGGATCTGAAAATGACTCGCAAAATCCTCCTAGGTTTAGTGTCTCCTGGTTTTTGGCGCGTTTAAATTATTATTTTATAGGGGCCTTCTTGAAAGGATTGATAAATAGGGTTAGATATAGAATTATTTTCACAAAAATTCGTAAGATAGCTCAGCAAAGAAATGTTGCCTGAGTTTTAATTATATATATTATGTTTGCCTTGGTTTTTTTTCTTTGATGTTTTTGTTGTGGCAGGTAACATGACTCCTTACTGGATTCTTTTTCTGATTCCCGCTGCTGGGGTGCTAGCCATTCGGCGACTGTCCTCGGCGTCGCAATCCCCCGTGTGGTGGATGGTGGGGGCACTCTTTGCTTTAGCCATCGGTCTTCGCTTCCAAGTGGGCGGCGACTGGGGTGCCTACATGCGCTATTTTGACAATGCGGAAGGCATGTCGCTGCTCGAAGTGCTCGCGGATGGTGATCCCGGTTATTCCCTGCTCAACTGGCTTGTCACCCAGCTGGGCGGTAACATCTACTGGGTCAATCTCTTCTGCGGCGTAGTGGTGATGGCCGGCTTGGTGGTCTTCTCACGTCGTCAGCCCCTACCCTGGTTGGCGCTGCTGGTGGCGGTGCCCTATCTGATCGTGGTGGTGGCCATGGGCTATACACGCCAGTCCACGGCCCTAGGCTTTGTGCTGCTGGGCCTGGTGGCCCTCGGCGATAACCGGGTGCGCATCTTTGTAGTATGGGTACTTGTTGGTGCCGCCTTCCACAAGTCCGCTGTATTGATGCTGCCGGTGGCTGGCTTGGCCGCTAGCCAGAACCGCCTCTCCTCGCTGGCCTGGGCCGGCGCCGCCTCTCTGATCGGCGGCTATCTGTTCCTTTTCGATTCCGTCGATCGGCTCTGGACCAACTATGTGGAGGCGGACTATCAGTCACAGGGTGGGCTGATCCGTGTGCTGATGAACGCCGTGCCGGCAGTTTTGTTCTTGCTGTTAAACCGTTACATGCGCCTGAGCCAAGCTGAGCAGCGCCTCTGGTGGTGGATGTCGGTGCTGGCCATCGCCTGCCTGCCGCTGGTGGTGATGTCCTCTACAGCAACGGACCGGGTTGCGCTTTATTTGATACCTCTGCAGGTTTTCGTGTTTGCACGGTTGCACCTGGTGACCCGCGATTCCCTGCGTCGTGCTTATATCGTTACGGGTGTGGTGGCCTATTACGCTGCAGTTTTGGCGGTATGGCTGCTCTTTGCTAGCCACTCCTCGTCATGGTTACCGTATCGAGCGTTGGGGATGTGAGTGAGGGGCGAGGGCGTTGTCTGATTTGCCCGTGATGTGGTTAACTAAAATCCCAACACATATTATGTTTTTTTAGTTAAAGTACCGACTAGGGTCATCTGCGTGAGGAAACAGCGTGAGCTACACGCGGCTTCAACTGGAGCAAGCCAAGGTCGCCACCAATGCCATTCAGCTCTTCGAGGCGTTGGAGGCGCATCGAGACCAGGCACGCCAGGTGGCTGGCTCCATGCACTGGAAACGTATCGCCGGCCGCGACTATCTCTACCGCGGGTATTCCCACGGCAAGAACCAGTCGCTGGGGCCGCGTTCACCCGAGACGGAATCCATCAAGGCGTCGTTTGACGCCGGGAAGGCGGCACACAAGACGAGAGAAGACGCCCTGAAGCAGCAGTTGAAGACCCACGCGGCTTACGCGCGAGCCAATCGGCTGCACCGTTTCCCTCTCATCGCCGCCCGCATCATTCGTGCTCTGCAGCGTCGGGGCGTTCCTTTCCGCATCATCGGTACCAATGCCCTCTATGCGTATGAGGCACGGGCCGGCGTGCTGATCGAGCCCGAGCACCTGGCCACCTCCGATGTGGATGTGCTGATGGATGCCCGCCAGGGAGTTCGTATCGCGGCTCAGGTGAAACCCGAGGGCTTGCTCTCCCTGCTGCGCCGAACCGACAAGACCTTCCAGCGGATCACTGATGCGACGTTCATGTTCTGCGCGGTCAATGACACCGGCTATCGCGTCGACTTCATTACTCAGGGTGGCAGCGATCCTCTTCAGGTGAACGACTTCGAGCGCCTGCTGGAGGAGGGGGATCTGACGCCGGTGATCATCGAGTCACTCAAGTGGCTGGTGGCATCGCCGCGCTTCGAGGCGGTCGTCTTCGATGAGCGGGGGATGCCGCTTCGGCTATCGACGGCCGACCCCCGAGCGTTCGTGCTGCACAAGTGGTATGTCAGCCAGCGCCCCGACCGTGAGCCGGCCAAGCGGTACCGTGATGAAGCCCAGGCCAGGCTGGTGGCCAGCCTGCTTCATCACGAGTTGAGGGACTTGCCAACGACGCGGGCGGTGACACGGGCCTTTCCCCACTTGCTGCGTCAAGACGCCAGCGCCGAGCTGGATGACTTTGATGTGTGACGAGGGGGCGAGGTTCGAGGGACGAGGGATGGGGCCTGAGGTTTGGGGAAGCTTGTTGAAAGCTGTGCACTGGCGCATAATCAACAAAATATTGTAAGAAGTGCGCGACTATGATCCAGACGCTACAGTTCAGCAACTTCTACTCGTTCCGCGATGACGCCGAGGTGTCGTTTGAGGTGGGGCGCCAGCCTGCGGCATCCCAGTATGACCTGTCATATGCCGATGGCTCTCGTGGCAACAAGGTGCTGGCGGTGGTGGGGGCCAATGGCTCGGGCAAGACGCAGTTTCTCAAGCCTCTGGCCTTCCTGAGCTGGTTCGTGGCCGACTCCTTTCTGAATACCGAGCCGAAGGTGCGTATCCCGTTTCGCCCGCATGCCCTCAGCCCAGAGGAACCCACCTGCTTCGAGCTGTCGTTTGAGCTGGATGAAGAGCACTACCGTTACCGCCTTGAAATCAACCAGCATCATGTCCTGCATGAGTCGTTGCACCTCAAGACGAGCCGGCTGTACAGCTATGTGTTCGTGCGCGAGCGCGAGGAGGAGGGGTACACGGTCAAGCAGAAGGGATTCGGTTTTCGCAGTACCCAGGCCCGGCAGGTGCGCGGTAACGTGTCGCTGCTTGCGGCGGCGCATATGCATGATGTACCGCTGGCGACGTCGATGGTGGAGTACTTCCGTGGGTTTTCCTACAACCTGCAGGTGACAGGGCGTGCCCACTACGATCACGCACGCCTGTTGAATAGCGCACTTTTTTTCCAGGATCACCCTGCCATGCATCGCCGGGCGAGTGACCTGCTGTGCCGGTTGGACCTGGGGCTGGAAGATGTGGAGCTCGAGGAGGTGGAGATCAGCGGTGGTGGTGAGCATGACGTCGAGGGCCCGCTGTACATGCCGATGGGGATACACCGCTCCGCTGCTGGCAGCTTTCGCCTGCCATTCCTCGATGAGTCCAGCGGTACACAATCCGCCTATGTGCTGCTTCACCGGATTCTCCCCGTACTGGAGCATGGCGGCATCGCCGTGATCGATGAGCTCGACAATGACCTGCATCCGCATATGCTGGAAGCGTTCCTGGACCTGTTCCGCTTCGAGCATTCCAATCCCCATCAGGCACAGCTGATCTTTTCTTGCCATACCTCTGAAGTCTTCAACCTGCTGGCCAAGCATCAGGTCTATCTGGTCGAGAAGCGTGACCTGGATAGCGAGGCCTGGCGCCTTGATGACATGGTGGGATTGAGAGCCGACGACAATCTCTACGCCAAGTACCAGTCCGGCGCGCTGGGCGCGGTACCCGAGATCTGAGTCTGAGATTTAAGTGACAGGATGGCCAGACAACGCAAGCGCCGTGATGTGAGAGTCAAGCAGAGTACCTTGCTGGTGGTAGGCGAAGGTGCCCACGAGCGCGCTTTCCTTGAACACATGAAGCAGCTCTATGACCGTCGGAATAACCAACAGCGGCTGACCGTGAAGGCCGCTGACGGGGGCTCACCCGGAGATATCCTGCGTGTTGTTCGCAAGCGCTACCAGCACATTGACTACGATCGTCGCGTGATTCTGCTCGATGACGATGTGCCGATCTCCGTTTCCGTGGCGGACGAGGCCCGCCGGTTGGGCATCGTGTTGTTGGTATCACGGCCCGTATGCTTGGAAGGGTTGTTGCTGGATGTGCTGGGGCAGCGTGCCCCGGCAACGGCAAAAGCATGCAAGTCTTGCCTTCATCCACAGTTGAGCGGCCCGCCCACCGAAAAATCCAGTTATTCGGCCTTGTTTCCCGTGGCTGTGCTGGATGGAACCACCCAAGAGGCCATCGCGGAACTACGCCGTTTGATGCGTAACTGACGCGCGCTGCCTATGCCTCGCTGCTTCTTTCAGCCCTGAAGGCGATTTCGCGTATGCAAGACAAGGACGTTGTGGTGTTGGTCTCCAACACCTCCTGGTATCTCTATAACTTCCGTCGCGGCACCATCCTGGCGCTGATTGATGCGGGCTACCGGGTGATCGGCCTGGCGCCGGAGGATGACTACGCCGCGCGGCTGGTGGAGGAGCTGGGGATCGAGCATATGACGCTGCCCATGGAGGGCAAGAGCACGCGCCTGGTGGGGGAAGGCAGGAGCCTGCTGGTGCTGGCCACTACGCTGCGCCGGCTCAAGCCGGCCTTCGTTTTCAACTTCACGGTTAAGGCCAATATCTATTCGGGGCTGGCCTGCCGGGTGCTGGGGATTCCCTATGCCAACAATGTCTCCGGCCTAGGCACCGCCTTTCTTCACGACAGCTGGCTGTTTCGTCGGGTGCGTTCACTCTATGGCTTCGCCAACCGCGGGGCGCGACGGGTGTTCTTCCAGAACCAGGAAGACCACGACCTCTTCCAGTCTCACGGCTTGCTGCGCGACACCCCCACCACGGTGCTGCCTGGCTCCGGCATGGATACCACCCGCTTCGCCTTCTCGCCGCTGCCTGGGGTTGGAACGGAAGCTGGCCCCTTTACCTTCGTGATGATCGCCCGCCTGCTTGGCGACAAGGGCGTGCGCGAATACGTGCAGGCCGCCGAGCAGGTGCGCATCCAGCATCCGGAGACGCGCTTTATGTTGATCGGCCCCCATGGCGCCAGCAATCGTACCGCCATTAGCGAAGATGAGGTGCGCGAGTGGCAGGCCGCCGGGGTGATCGACTACCTGGGCGAACAGGGTGACGTGCGGCCCTTTATCGAGCAGGCCCAGGTGCTGGTGCTGCCCTCCTACCGGGAGGGCATGCCGCGCACGGTGCTGGAGGCCGCGGCCATGGGCCGCCCGGCCATCGTTTCCGATGTGCCGGGCTGTCGCCACGCCATTGCGCCTGAGGTGACCGGCTGGCTGTGCGAGGTGAAGAGCGCCGATTCCCTGGCCGAGCGCATGCGGGAGTGTATCGAGATGCCGAGCGAGCAGCTGCAGCAGGCCGGCACGGCGGCACGCCAGCGCATCGAGGACGAGTTCGATGAGCGCATCGTCATCGACGCCGCCATGGATTGCCTGACGGGGACTGTCCCCAAGGAGACGCGATGATAACGCCACTGCTTCCTCTGGTGGCGCTGCTGCTGACCAGCCTGGCCATCGTG
The Halomonas sp. H10-9-1 DNA segment above includes these coding regions:
- a CDS encoding EpsG family protein; this translates as MTPYWILFLIPAAGVLAIRRLSSASQSPVWWMVGALFALAIGLRFQVGGDWGAYMRYFDNAEGMSLLEVLADGDPGYSLLNWLVTQLGGNIYWVNLFCGVVVMAGLVVFSRRQPLPWLALLVAVPYLIVVVAMGYTRQSTALGFVLLGLVALGDNRVRIFVVWVLVGAAFHKSAVLMLPVAGLAASQNRLSSLAWAGAASLIGGYLFLFDSVDRLWTNYVEADYQSQGGLIRVLMNAVPAVLFLLLNRYMRLSQAEQRLWWWMSVLAIACLPLVVMSSTATDRVALYLIPLQVFVFARLHLVTRDSLRRAYIVTGVVAYYAAVLAVWLLFASHSSSWLPYRALGM
- a CDS encoding nucleotidyltransferase domain-containing protein, yielding MSYTRLQLEQAKVATNAIQLFEALEAHRDQARQVAGSMHWKRIAGRDYLYRGYSHGKNQSLGPRSPETESIKASFDAGKAAHKTREDALKQQLKTHAAYARANRLHRFPLIAARIIRALQRRGVPFRIIGTNALYAYEARAGVLIEPEHLATSDVDVLMDARQGVRIAAQVKPEGLLSLLRRTDKTFQRITDATFMFCAVNDTGYRVDFITQGGSDPLQVNDFERLLEEGDLTPVIIESLKWLVASPRFEAVVFDERGMPLRLSTADPRAFVLHKWYVSQRPDREPAKRYRDEAQARLVASLLHHELRDLPTTRAVTRAFPHLLRQDASAELDDFDV
- a CDS encoding ATP-binding protein, whose amino-acid sequence is MIQTLQFSNFYSFRDDAEVSFEVGRQPAASQYDLSYADGSRGNKVLAVVGANGSGKTQFLKPLAFLSWFVADSFLNTEPKVRIPFRPHALSPEEPTCFELSFELDEEHYRYRLEINQHHVLHESLHLKTSRLYSYVFVREREEEGYTVKQKGFGFRSTQARQVRGNVSLLAAAHMHDVPLATSMVEYFRGFSYNLQVTGRAHYDHARLLNSALFFQDHPAMHRRASDLLCRLDLGLEDVELEEVEISGGGEHDVEGPLYMPMGIHRSAAGSFRLPFLDESSGTQSAYVLLHRILPVLEHGGIAVIDELDNDLHPHMLEAFLDLFRFEHSNPHQAQLIFSCHTSEVFNLLAKHQVYLVEKRDLDSEAWRLDDMVGLRADDNLYAKYQSGALGAVPEI
- a CDS encoding CapA family protein; translated protein: MSLKIALLGDICLTGKYDLKNNPEALRQFDDIKVFLKGFDLVIANLESPLTDKNLSFVCKAIHIKSPLVNVEILKYLGVDAVSLANNHIFDFGYSGYASTISALQEAGIDYFGVEGREILLEKGRERILLGGFCCLSAHPSKANSKGVNVLNYESFRSFLERSRSDNAFPIASVHWGDENVHHPRKDHVAFSRLMAIDYDFLLHGNHPHVIQGVEELGKSLVAYSLGNFCTDEHRSRAIKNLIVKHARENQKSFVLSVDIESSEINSYDTIPVGDSANALLVMGEEERWEILNLSRSLVKNGNSHSRHFLPSFQGSENDSQNPPRFSVSWFLARLNYYFIGAFLKGLINRVRYRIIFTKIRKIAQQRNVA
- a CDS encoding glycosyltransferase family 4 protein: MQDKDVVVLVSNTSWYLYNFRRGTILALIDAGYRVIGLAPEDDYAARLVEELGIEHMTLPMEGKSTRLVGEGRSLLVLATTLRRLKPAFVFNFTVKANIYSGLACRVLGIPYANNVSGLGTAFLHDSWLFRRVRSLYGFANRGARRVFFQNQEDHDLFQSHGLLRDTPTTVLPGSGMDTTRFAFSPLPGVGTEAGPFTFVMIARLLGDKGVREYVQAAEQVRIQHPETRFMLIGPHGASNRTAISEDEVREWQAAGVIDYLGEQGDVRPFIEQAQVLVLPSYREGMPRTVLEAAAMGRPAIVSDVPGCRHAIAPEVTGWLCEVKSADSLAERMRECIEMPSEQLQQAGTAARQRIEDEFDERIVIDAAMDCLTGTVPKETR